The Cynocephalus volans isolate mCynVol1 chromosome 1, mCynVol1.pri, whole genome shotgun sequence region ACTAAAAAATTAATAGCAGGATCAGTACAGGAAATCTTAAACAATGGTATAATGTCACAGTAAAAATGATGTATTACGTTGGAATTACAGAAGGTTAGTCTCAGTATAAGACCTTCATGTATTAAGGCATGAAGAAAACCACCTAAAAATGACAAGACCGAAAGACAGATGCACAGTTTATTTGTCATAATCATTGAATAAAGTAAAGGCTTACAAATGGCTACGTAGCGATCATATGCCATAGTTGCTAAGAGAAAACATTCTGTGGTTACACCagttgcaaaaggaaaaaattgtatCATGCATTCAGAGAGAGACATCGTTTTGCTCTGGATGAAAAAGTTGACCAGCGTCTTCGGGGTCACTGTGGATGATAAACAAGCATCCACAAAGGCTAAACTCCCAAGGAATAAGTACATGGGGATATGGAGGTGAGGGTCATTCCAGATGAGAATAATCAGACCAATGTTCCCCACAATGGTGATGAGATATATCACCAAGAACACCAGGAACAGGGGGATTTTCCATTCTGGTTGATATGGAAGTCCTGTGAGAATAAACTCTGTCAGCAGTgttgcattttccttttccatgtCCTTACTTGGTGCCTcctgaaatgaaataaagtaaactTTAAAAGAACATTCACTAATGATTTATGAAGTGAATATTGGGGGATGAGAGTTGAATATAACCATATACTTATCAGAATAACCTCTaaagtttatattattattttaatagatagTATGTATTTGGGggaattaaagaaatagaaaaaaatgcaattattttggTTCATCAAACTTGCTGGAATCAAAAGATTTAGACAAAAGGAGAGGCCTTCTGAGCATGTGGTAAATTTGTATGGACACTATTGAATATAGGAGGGAAATTTTGTGTCTTGGACATGGAAACAGGGCCAATGGATAGATGGTTAAGGAGCCTGGATTAAAACATGTATTGAATGGCATGTGAAGGATTTTGAACTTTATCCCTCAGGCAGTAGCCATGTACTAAAAAGTTTTACGAGAAGTGGCAtcataagaaattttttaaattaaatattttttactgtaCAAAACACACtacagggaagggaaactggagTCAGGGATGCTAACAAGAGAGCTGCTACTATTGCCCAGGGCTTCTCACACCACATTATACTCAGAAATGTGTGGAGGGGCTTTCTGTGCAAAATATAGATTGTGAGGTTTTACTTAGAAAATGCTTTAGTAATTCAATAAGGAGGTTCAATAATTTGCATTATAAAAGGACTCCAGAGGTAATTCCCATGTAGTTGAAGTGGCTAGTCCACGTGTGAAATAACATTGGGAGTGATGAGAATGATAGGGACATAGATGCAGAAGAATTCAGAATTGTGGGACACTAAGACTTTGTGACACATCAGATGTGAAAGAGGTGGTCAGTGAAGAAAGCATTCCCTTTTTGATGGGGTAGATGGTCATCAAAAATTGAGATggagggccgatcccgtggcgcacttgagagagtgcggcgctggagcgcagcagcgctcccgccgcaggttcagatcctatatagggatgaccggtgcgctcactggctgagcgcggtgcggctggtcacaaaaaaaaaaaaaaaaaaattgagatggaGTAAAATGCATTGGCAAAGTTGTGAGAAAAAAGCATCCTATGAACATCCCAATGAGATGTACTGAGTAATATGGACCTGTTAGACCCAAATAAGAATAATGATTTGGGAGTCTTTGGGGTGTTTGTAACAATGAAAGACCTGTTCTCTGGCGAGTGTACACACTGAAACAGAGAACGGTAAGGAAAAAACTTGAAGGAGTTACATTAAAGAGGTTATAATGCAGAGGGACATCATTTATTAGATGGCGAGCGTCTCATCACCTCTTACCACATGAGTCTTGGTGGCAGACAGAGACCATCAACCACTGAAGAAGCCAAAAGATCTAGAAACTTGCTCTCCTGCTCCTTTTGCACCTAGAGTAAGGGGACTTGATCAAGGTTTGGCCAGTCAAACCCACATACGCCAGCTTTGgaatacagagagagagacaaaggtaGAGGGACAAAAAGAATTTTGGTGGCAAAAGCAACAATGTTAAGATTCCAGCTAATGCATCCCGCATCCGCAACAATGGCATTGAATTGGGTGCTGTGGCATCCAAGTTCAGAAGAGTAAAAGCTGCCCTCATCAAGCTAGTGCTGAGGCATAAATTTGGCTATAACTGGCTGCCTTGCTTCCTTCTGTCCCTGCCCGTTTTTCCAGATGATTCCTCCAACTTCCtcagcattttcattttatacaaatttacattcaatatactcatttcctgttgtaACCAAGAGTCCTATCTCTAACCAAAGAGAGACAAGGGAGAGACCAGAAAAGGATACTGAGCAGAGCGATCATGGAGAGAAAGTGGACACGAAGACAGGAGAGATACTTGAGGACGACAAAATGAAGTACTGCGCCGACTGCCAAACGTAATGCACTAGTAGGGCAGGCACTGAACAGAAGTATCAGAGACTTGGGGTTGAATTTTTTCTGAACCTGGAGTTTATAAAATGTATCAATACTGAATCTTTCcgttttcttttattcaaaattcaaagttCATTTTCTTGTGGAATTTATGTATGAAAGAGTAttgttttaagttttactttataaagtttattttgtttattatgttATTAGCATTATCTGAAagtcctttccacatttaaaagtTGCTTTATCTTTGTTATTACAGTGATAAGACTTGACTTTCTATGGAAATTCTTCTAGTTTTACTTAAGCAACATTTTTTCTCCCTAGTTCTATTTAGCAGAATAAACTTGAGCTTAAGTCTCAAATCAGACACAAGATATAAATAACCAATGCCAATAATCCTGTtgctaaatgtatttttatttgaataagcACCTTTCCTTCTAATTCCAAATCACTAAATAATTGAAAATTCTCAAATTCAATTTCTGTGTGATTACTTATTATGTCAGAAATACTGGAAAGAGCAGTGGAGGCACATTTTCCCCATATTTCCTATGAGATGTAGATACACATAGATAATTTCATTTGGTCAGCAATGGGTCAAATAATAGTGAAGTTAATTACAGCAAAGTTAATGTTTAAGTGACTTACTTAAAAGTTTGTGATTAAACAGAATGGGTCTTTTTTTAGAAAgaccaaaaatatttcttatataagaATCACTATGAAACCCAGTTTTAAATTGTTTGATGTTCTTGGTCACCACAACTTATAAAGTAATATAATTAGGTTAATATAATTaggttaataaaataatgaatattgtTAGAGGAAACAATTCAATATTATAGCTATCTTGCTAATCCAGATTTTAgtcatgtaaataaaatatacagataatTCGGTTTTCTAATTTCAACTAGGCTATTATGGCAGCttgcaaaccaaatccaaaattattagaaaatgaacattttaactttcaatattaacaataataaatatttcagaatcatTCTTCTCCTACCTgtaatttgtaagaaactgtGGAGATCTTTTCAAAGTGTTAGgcttcagaaatagaaaaaatacaacaGCACAGGAATGACAATAACATAGGTGGCAATTCTTTGCAAAAGGATTTACTATGAAGGCTTCATTTCCCAAGCTCAGGAAAATGTTGCTTATATAAATTTGCTTGGAACACAAGATTTACTTAGTTATAAAAGCCAgaagtggaagaagaaaagaactaaaattcCCTGAGAGAGCCTGAGGATTCCCTGAAGGACAAAGTTAAGCTGTTCAACTGGGCATTGTGGATGTGGACGTGAATGAGAATCCATGCTGTCCCACACAGCATCACAGACTTTGAAATCGTAAATATTCATTCACTGTAGGCATTTCCAGTTTTAAGAATTTATATTGCACATAAAGCCACCATTTTCCAGCACAAATGAGATTTCTGACATGTTTATACAGGCTTCAGTTTATGTGTAAAATATGTTGCTCTGAGTGCTTTGATTAGTCTGGTCTTTTGAGCTAatcaaaacatgattttaaaaaggtCAGAAATCTAGATTCCCTGCAGAAGCCAAGCCCAAGTAAAGTTGCTCTTTTCATGCAAACTGCAGCCCAAATTCCAGACATATACTTAGCTCCCCAACTTTGCCTGAAATCTGATGGAAAACCTTACTCGGCTCAGGTCAAGGGGAGgagtaaaggaaaaacaaagacaaaggacTGCAGTGCACCTCTTTGGGAAATGGCCTAAGTCAGTGCTTTCCAGACTTCACTGCTTATGAATTttctggagagcttgttaaaatacaaatcctatttcagtagttctgggttggggatcagaaatttttctttctaacaAGGTGATACTGTAGACACTTGCCATTCACACGGCCTTTATCACCAAAAACCTAGATTATCAGAAAGCTTTGATCCCTGGAGAAACAAAATTTGGTAACTTTGGCTGGCATATGAAGAGAGAAGCAGGAAGGAATGAGATTGGGCCAGGGAAGCCAATACTGGTGAGATCacagagggccttggtggctggGTAGGGGACTTTGTACTTTATCTCaacttaaaggaaaataattgaaGAATTTTGAACATGGTAAAATGTTCACTCTTCTCTTTGAGCATTAACAGGGCAACTTGTCAATGAACTttcattcagaaaaataaaacttagtttACTTATTTGTGACATTAGATTTGTGTTCTGAATAGTGATATGTAACCttctccattttaaaatgaagtttaacCTGCCTTTAGATCATGACTAGCAGATGGGGGAATGCAAAGGCCACATTTTTTGGTAAACTTATTAATCAATTATATTGCTTCCTTAGAATTTTGATAGTGAAAAGGaaataagtagagaaaatatCATGTAGATAATATGAGTCACTATGAAACACTGCAGAAGGATGCAATAAGCGTATCATGTGAAGAAGTAGTTATTAACGTAAGTAAAATTTAAGTTGACTGCCATCCTAAATGTCGTATAATTATTTCCTAACTCATTTTGTTGCCTGAGTACAAAAGTTCTGCAATATCACATCCTGTATGTTAGATTTTCAGTTATAGTGATTTTAAAAGTTGTGTCAAAGTATGTCATTGTggctttattttgcatttccataatgactaatgatgtgggACATCTTTGGTGTCTTTATTCAACATCTGTATACTTTCTTTTGTGAAGTACCTGTTTAaatctttgcacatttttaattaattcattagtttTGTTTGTATTGATTTTGGGAGTTCTTCATATACCCAGGATACAAGGCttatatcagatatatgatttgtaaatattttttcagggATCTCAATGGCCTGATATCACTCTGTCCCATTAAATTGATGGTATTATTTCTATTGTATCTAGTAAGCAAAAAGAAGCAAATACTCTAAacttattggtaagacatttATGTGCCAGAGCATGAGAAGTATATCAGGCAAAATCCAGGGGACTTCTTCCTCAGTGAAATTTCTAGGGGTCCAGTGATGTGGGACTTGTTaagatatcccttctaaggtgaagCTTTAGTGGTTGCATCTGGACCCTCCTACAACCAAAAAAGAGGCACGATGCATAGTGGACCCTTTGGAGTATGGATGCAACATATTCCTCATTTGGGTGTGTTACTATGGCCCATTTACTAAGTGACCCCAAAAGATGCTATAGGTTTTAGTGAGATTCAAAACAACAGAAGTGTCTGGAAGAGGTCAGAGTTGCTGTTCAAGCTGTTTTGTTCCTTGGACCATAGGACTTAGCAGATCAAGTGTGTTTGAAATGGAAATAACAGGTAAGAACACTGATTGGAGCACTCAGCAAG contains the following coding sequences:
- the LOC134391728 gene encoding LOW QUALITY PROTEIN: olfactory receptor 5H2-like (The sequence of the model RefSeq protein was modified relative to this genomic sequence to represent the inferred CDS: inserted 2 bases in 1 codon) → MEKENATLLTEFILTGLPYQPEWKIPLFLVFLVIYLITIVGNIGLIILIWNDPHLHIPMYLFLGSLAFVDACLSSTVTPKTLVNFFIQSKTMSLSECMIQFFPFATGVTTECFLLATMAYDRYVAICKPLLYSMIMTNKLCICLSVLSFLGGFLHALIHEGLILRLTFCNSNVIHHFYCDIIPLFKISCTDPAINFLVVFIFAGSIQAFTIVTVLVSYTFVLFTVLKRKSIKGIRKAFSTCGAHXSSVSLYYGPLLFMYDRPGSQQADDQDMMDSLFYTVIIPLLNPIIYSLRNKKVLDSLRKMLNKNFEISYQYLFCI